The genomic interval GTTTTATTTTCTTTAAGTTCAAAAGAAAAATCTTTAATTGCATGAATTAATCCATAATCACTCTTAAAAGATATGCTTAAATTTTCTACCTTTAACATTTTTTATACCTTTGGATTTAATGCGTCGCTTAATGCGTCACCTACTAAGTTTATGCCTAAAACGGTAAGAAATATTGCTAGACCTGGATATAAAATAAGCCAATATGCCGTACTTATATATTCAAGTGAATTTGTTAACATACTTCCCCATTCAGCCATTGGTGGTTGTGCTCCTAACCCAAGAAAACTAAGTCCAGCAGCTTCAAGTATAGCACTAGCAAAACCCATTGTAGCTTGAACTATAATAGGGCTTAGACAATTTCCTAATATTACATTTAACATTAATCTAATATCACTTGAGCCATTTAGTTTAGAGGCAATTACATATTCTTTATTTTTTTCAGCCATTACTAAAGCTCTAATTATTCTTGCATAAGTTGGAATTCCTACAATTCCTATAGCTATCATTGCGTTATTAAGGCTTGGTCCTAATATTGCTACAACTACGATTGCTAATAAAATAGAAGGGATTGTTAGCATAATATCAATTAATCTCATAATTAAATTATCAATAAAACCACCATAAAATCCAGCTAACATTCCTAAAATAAGTCCAAATATTAATGATATTCCAACGCTAATAAAACCTATTTTGATAGATACACTAGCACCATATATTAATCTACTTAAAACATCTCTTCCAAATTCATCAGTCCCTAAAATATGTGTAAGTGAACCACCTTCGTTATAAAATGGAGGGATTAATCTATTTGCTAAGTTTTGACTAGCTTCATCAAAAGGAGCTATAAATGGTGCAAAAATAGCACAAAATATAAGAACCATTGTTATAAAAAGTCCAAAACAAGCAAAATAATTCTTTTTAAATTGTAAAATTATTCTATCCATCATTTTAGCCTTATTTTAGGATTTACAACTGCATATAAAATATCAGTAATTAAATTTATACTTACATAAATAATTGCAATAATTAAAGTTGTTCCTTGGATAATCGGAAAATCCCTTTGATTTACTGCATTTACGAGCCATTTTCCTATACCTGGCCAAGAAAATGTTGATTCTGTTAATATAGCCCCTCCTAAAAGTGTGCCCATCATAAGTCCTATTATTGTAATTACAGGTATTAGTGCATTTTTTAATGCGTGAATTAAAATAACTCTAATTCCACTAAGTCCTTTTGCTTTTGCTGTTTTTATATAATCTTCTTTTAATACCCCACTCATGCTTGCACGACTCATTCTAGCAATTATTGCCATAGGAATTGTTCCTAGTGCAAAAGCTGGCATCAAAATATGTTTAAATGCATCAAAAAAGGCTGGATAATCTTTGTTTAAAAGAGTATCAATTAGATAAAATCCAGTAATTTCATCAACCCAAAATTCATATCCAAGTCGCCCTGAAACAGGTAAAAGTTCTAAATAAATGCTAAATAAATATATAAGCATAAGTCCTAGCCAAAATACTGGCATAGAAACACCTGTAAGTGATATAAAAGTAGATAAATAATCAAATTTAGAATATCTATAAACAGCTGATATTACACCCATAATAACGCCAAAAATAATAGCGAAAAACATAGCTACAATTGCAAGTTCAGCAGTTGCAAAAAATCTTTCTTTAAATTCAACTAAGACAGGTTGCTTTGATTTTAACGAAACCCCAAAATCACCTTTAATTGCCTTAGAAATAAAATTTATATATTGTTCATTTAGTGGTTTATCTAGCCCCATTTCTTTATTAAATTTTTCTATGCTTTCAGCTGTAGCATGTTCGCCTAAAATCGCTAAAGCAGGTTCTCCTGGTGTTAAATGCAACATAGAAAAAACCAATAAAGAAACACCAAATAAAGTTGGAATTACCCATAAAATTCTTTTTATTAAATAGCTAATCATTATAATCCTTAAACTAGGCTAAAAGCCTAGTTTTTATTTTTCTATCCAAACGGTATGAAATCTTCTTTTACCAACAGGGTCAATTTCAAAACCTTGAATTTTTTTAAGCATAGGAACAACATTCACAGCATTTGCAATTGTTACCCAAGGAGCATCTTTAGCAAATATTTTTTGAGCTTCTTCATATAGTTTTACACGTTCTTCTTGATTTGGAGTTTCTTTTGCTTTAGTTACAAGGTTGTTAAACTCATCATTTTCCCACGCTGAATAGTTATTTGCTGGTAGTTTTGCTGCTGCTTTGCTTAATAATGCGTATAAGAAATTATCAGGGTCCCCATTATCTCCTGTCCAACCACTAAACATAATATCGTGTTCTAAATTTTTAGATTTTTCTAAGTAGGTTGTGTAATCATATGTAGCAATCTTTGCTTCAATTCCAATTTTTGCTAAATCAGCCTGAACAACTTCCGCAACTCTTTTTCCATCAGGCATATAAGGTCTTGAAACTGGTAGAACCCACATATTTGTTTTAAATCCATTAGGATATCCTGCTTGTACTAATAATTCTTTAGCTTTTTTAG from Campylobacter sp. MG1 carries:
- a CDS encoding ABC transporter permease, with the translated sequence MDRIILQFKKNYFACFGLFITMVLIFCAIFAPFIAPFDEASQNLANRLIPPFYNEGGSLTHILGTDEFGRDVLSRLIYGASVSIKIGFISVGISLIFGLILGMLAGFYGGFIDNLIMRLIDIMLTIPSILLAIVVVAILGPSLNNAMIAIGIVGIPTYARIIRALVMAEKNKEYVIASKLNGSSDIRLMLNVILGNCLSPIIVQATMGFASAILEAAGLSFLGLGAQPPMAEWGSMLTNSLEYISTAYWLILYPGLAIFLTVLGINLVGDALSDALNPKV
- a CDS encoding ABC transporter permease, yielding MISYLIKRILWVIPTLFGVSLLVFSMLHLTPGEPALAILGEHATAESIEKFNKEMGLDKPLNEQYINFISKAIKGDFGVSLKSKQPVLVEFKERFFATAELAIVAMFFAIIFGVIMGVISAVYRYSKFDYLSTFISLTGVSMPVFWLGLMLIYLFSIYLELLPVSGRLGYEFWVDEITGFYLIDTLLNKDYPAFFDAFKHILMPAFALGTIPMAIIARMSRASMSGVLKEDYIKTAKAKGLSGIRVILIHALKNALIPVITIIGLMMGTLLGGAILTESTFSWPGIGKWLVNAVNQRDFPIIQGTTLIIAIIYVSINLITDILYAVVNPKIRLK